A single genomic interval of Terriglobia bacterium harbors:
- a CDS encoding aminotransferase class V-fold PLP-dependent enzyme, with the protein MTYRPGRHFLQIPGPTNVPDRIQRAMHAAVMDHRGPDFARLGHEVLDGIKSIFRTSGTVIIFPSSGSGGWEAAIVNTLSPGDKVLMYETGQFATLWQQVARRHGLDVEFVPSDWRHGVDPADVERRLREDGNHAFKAVMIVHNETSTGVTTRVPEIRKAINAAKHPALFMIDAVSSLASCELNQDAWQVDVVVSGSQKGLMLPPGLAFNSVSEKALAANQTARLSRSYWDWQQMLKDNAAGYFPYTPATTLLYGLKEAIAMLHEEGLDNVFARHNRHAAATRAAVEGWGLENLALDPREYSSSVTAVLMPQGHDADAFRKIALEKFDMSLGAGLGKVKGKVFRIGHLGDFNDLMLMGTLSGVEMGLRAAGVAHKSGGVQAAMDVLSKPAVPAAEGVLAR; encoded by the coding sequence ATGACCTATCGCCCCGGCCGTCACTTCCTGCAAATTCCCGGCCCCACCAACGTTCCCGACCGCATCCAGCGCGCCATGCACGCCGCTGTCATGGACCATCGCGGTCCCGACTTCGCCCGCCTCGGCCACGAAGTCCTCGACGGCATCAAATCCATCTTCCGCACCTCCGGCACGGTGATCATCTTTCCGTCTTCCGGCAGCGGTGGCTGGGAAGCCGCCATCGTCAATACGCTTTCGCCCGGCGATAAGGTCCTGATGTATGAAACCGGCCAGTTCGCCACCCTGTGGCAGCAGGTCGCGCGCCGTCACGGGCTCGATGTGGAATTCGTTCCTAGCGACTGGCGCCATGGCGTTGATCCCGCCGACGTCGAGCGCCGCCTGCGCGAAGACGGCAATCACGCGTTCAAAGCCGTCATGATCGTGCACAACGAGACCTCCACCGGCGTCACCACTCGCGTTCCCGAAATTCGCAAGGCCATCAACGCCGCCAAGCATCCCGCGCTGTTCATGATTGACGCCGTCTCCTCGCTTGCCTCCTGTGAACTCAACCAGGACGCGTGGCAAGTGGACGTCGTCGTCTCCGGGTCGCAGAAGGGCCTGATGCTTCCTCCGGGATTGGCCTTCAACTCCGTATCCGAAAAAGCGCTCGCCGCCAACCAGACCGCGCGCCTCAGCCGCTCCTACTGGGACTGGCAGCAGATGCTCAAGGACAACGCCGCCGGCTACTTTCCCTACACGCCCGCCACCACTCTGCTCTACGGATTAAAGGAAGCCATCGCCATGCTGCACGAGGAAGGACTCGACAACGTCTTCGCGCGCCACAACCGCCACGCCGCCGCCACTCGTGCCGCCGTGGAAGGATGGGGACTGGAGAATCTCGCTCTCGATCCGCGAGAGTACTCCAGCTCCGTCACCGCCGTGCTCATGCCGCAAGGCCACGACGCCGACGCCTTCCGCAAGATCGCGCTCGAGAAATTCGACATGTCGCTCGGCGCCGGCCTCGGCAAGGTGAAGGGCAAGGTCTTCCGCATCGGCCACCTCGGCGACTTCAACGACCTGATGCTGATGGGCACGCTCTCCGGGGTTGAGATGGGGTTGCGCGCCGCCGGCGTCGCGCACAAGTCCGGTGGCGTGCAGGCCGCGATGGACGTGCTCAGCAAGCCCGCCGTTCCCGCCGCCGAAGGCGTGCTCGCGCGGTGA
- a CDS encoding PilZ domain-containing protein — protein MSQSVPSSSERQWRARRRYARVPILAPVDIYTKDTVGPPVVGRIDNLSVGGVLTSCRERFDLQTELAMLFQLPTGFRIHAFGRVIYVVPQRHFGVAFIDLDQEARQHLEEFTQKMLGYARRSSRVPYRTHLTIRSVDGAGPHEEESADSVLVSRNGGLLVCRTAYTVGQEVYLWSPEHNCGARARVVFQHVWAAGGLVEVGVEFLADEDFWKVDFASEYD, from the coding sequence ATGAGCCAGAGCGTTCCATCCAGCAGCGAACGTCAGTGGCGTGCGCGACGCCGCTACGCCCGGGTTCCCATCCTTGCTCCTGTGGACATTTACACCAAGGACACGGTCGGTCCGCCGGTGGTCGGCCGCATCGACAACCTGAGCGTGGGAGGAGTGCTCACGTCCTGCCGCGAGCGATTCGACCTGCAGACCGAATTGGCCATGCTGTTCCAGCTTCCCACTGGTTTTCGAATTCACGCTTTCGGCCGCGTCATCTACGTCGTGCCGCAACGGCATTTTGGGGTGGCATTCATTGATTTGGATCAAGAGGCCCGGCAGCATCTGGAAGAATTCACCCAGAAGATGCTTGGTTACGCCCGTCGCAGCAGTCGTGTGCCCTATCGTACGCACCTCACCATCCGGTCCGTGGACGGCGCCGGCCCGCACGAGGAGGAATCCGCGGATTCTGTGCTGGTAAGCAGAAATGGCGGTTTGCTGGTCTGTCGCACGGCCTACACCGTGGGGCAGGAGGTCTATCTCTGGTCACCGGAGCATAATTGCGGTGCGCGCGCGCGCGTTGTCTTTCAGCATGTGTGGGCCGCGGGCGGCTTGGTTGAGGTGGGAGTTGAGTTCCTGGCGGATGAGGATTTTTGGAAGGTCGACTTTGCCAGTGAATACGATTAG
- a CDS encoding MFS transporter: MRPRLVRATNVVLGLLCLMYFLTYVDRVNISTVVASNQFLKEIPLSKVQIGLVFSAFAYPYLLFQVIGGWVADKFGPRKALTICGLIWAGATIVTGLVHGMVALFVARVILGFGEGATFPTATRAMSYWISKERRGFAQGFTHAFSRLGNSLTPWVVATLIAAISWRASFLIIGCISMFWALAWGLYFRDKPGDHPGITQEELATLPTPATKAKVQVPWGPLIKRMVPVTIVYFCYGWILWLFLSWIPSFFKGQYQLDLKKTAVFASGVFFAGVVGDTLGGIVSDKLFEKTHSPRFARCNMVAVMMFLCGVAMVPLMYTRNINVVAWALTFGFFFAEMTIGPMWAIPMDIAPKFAGTASGLMNTGSALAAIVSPVVGGYLIQRTGNWTLPFKVSIGVILVGAILSFTMHPERQFTDEASPAAAGTGR; this comes from the coding sequence ATGCGTCCACGTCTGGTCCGTGCGACGAACGTCGTGCTCGGACTGCTCTGCCTGATGTACTTCCTGACCTACGTTGACCGGGTCAATATCAGTACCGTGGTTGCGTCCAACCAGTTCCTGAAGGAAATTCCGCTGAGCAAGGTGCAGATCGGGCTGGTGTTCTCCGCCTTCGCCTATCCCTACCTGCTGTTCCAGGTGATCGGCGGCTGGGTAGCGGACAAGTTCGGGCCAAGGAAAGCGCTCACCATCTGCGGCCTGATCTGGGCCGGCGCAACCATCGTCACCGGCCTGGTGCACGGCATGGTGGCCCTGTTCGTCGCCCGCGTGATCCTGGGATTCGGCGAAGGCGCGACCTTCCCGACCGCAACGCGCGCCATGTCGTACTGGATATCGAAGGAACGGCGCGGGTTTGCGCAGGGCTTCACGCACGCCTTCTCGCGGCTGGGGAATTCGCTGACGCCGTGGGTGGTGGCGACGCTGATCGCGGCGATTTCGTGGCGCGCTTCGTTCCTCATCATCGGCTGCATCAGCATGTTCTGGGCGCTGGCCTGGGGACTTTATTTCCGCGACAAACCCGGCGATCACCCCGGCATCACGCAGGAAGAACTGGCGACGCTGCCAACGCCGGCCACCAAGGCGAAAGTGCAGGTGCCCTGGGGACCGCTGATCAAGCGCATGGTCCCGGTCACCATTGTCTATTTCTGTTACGGGTGGATCCTGTGGCTGTTCCTGAGCTGGATCCCGTCGTTCTTCAAAGGTCAGTACCAGCTCGACCTGAAGAAGACGGCGGTCTTCGCTTCGGGCGTGTTCTTCGCCGGCGTGGTGGGCGACACGCTGGGCGGAATCGTCAGCGACAAGCTGTTCGAGAAGACGCACAGTCCGCGGTTCGCGCGCTGCAACATGGTGGCGGTGATGATGTTCCTGTGCGGCGTTGCCATGGTGCCGCTCATGTATACGCGCAACATCAATGTGGTGGCGTGGGCGCTGACGTTCGGCTTCTTCTTCGCCGAGATGACGATCGGCCCGATGTGGGCGATCCCGATGGACATCGCGCCGAAATTCGCGGGCACGGCGAGCGGGCTGATGAACACCGGGTCGGCGCTGGCGGCGATTGTGTCGCCGGTGGTGGGCGGCTACCTGATCCAGAGAACAGGAAACTGGACGCTGCCGTTCAAGGTGTCCATCGGCGTGATCCTGGTAGGAGCGATCTTGTCGTTCACCATGCATCCGGAGCGTCAGTTCACGGACGAAGCGAGCCCGGCGGCCGCGGGAACGGGCAGGTGA
- a CDS encoding phosphate ABC transporter substrate-binding protein — translation MQQATSNKAVEKTGARTLSYEGATTIGTKIMPEAAKLFAARTGVTFSQIGGAGADAGFRAAEERRVDLGGVARELTPAEKSKVAGAVVIGYDAMGVFVNAGNPVKALTRAQLKEIFAGRATNWKVFGGPDKPITVYSEKLTGGRATVKAFKDMVLGSEPYGPVKEREDAADYMKDVATDETAIAASSMSFAVPGVRAIAVDGAPPTTAAVQDGSYPLKRPLILVTKDPPAGDVKAFLDFMLTKDAQAIVGKNFVAAK, via the coding sequence ATGCAACAGGCAACATCCAACAAGGCGGTGGAGAAAACCGGCGCGCGTACGCTGAGCTACGAAGGCGCGACCACCATCGGGACCAAGATCATGCCGGAGGCGGCCAAGCTGTTCGCGGCGCGCACGGGCGTGACCTTCAGCCAGATTGGCGGCGCCGGCGCCGATGCCGGATTCCGCGCGGCGGAAGAGCGTCGGGTGGACCTGGGCGGCGTGGCCCGGGAATTGACGCCGGCAGAAAAGAGCAAGGTCGCGGGCGCCGTGGTGATCGGGTACGACGCGATGGGAGTGTTCGTCAACGCCGGCAACCCGGTGAAGGCGCTGACGCGCGCGCAATTGAAAGAAATCTTTGCCGGACGGGCGACCAACTGGAAAGTGTTCGGCGGGCCAGACAAGCCGATCACCGTGTACAGCGAAAAGCTCACCGGCGGCCGCGCCACGGTGAAGGCGTTCAAAGACATGGTGCTCGGCAGCGAGCCTTACGGCCCGGTGAAAGAACGGGAGGACGCCGCCGATTACATGAAGGACGTAGCGACGGATGAGACCGCGATTGCGGCGTCCTCCATGTCGTTTGCCGTGCCGGGTGTGAGGGCGATCGCGGTGGACGGCGCGCCTCCGACGACGGCGGCGGTGCAGGACGGTTCGTATCCGCTGAAGCGCCCCCTCATCTTGGTCACGAAGGACCCGCCTGCCGGCGACGTGAAGGCCTTCCTCGACTTCATGCTCACCAAGGACGCACAGGCGATCGTGGGAAAAAACTTCGTCGCCGCGAAGTGA
- a CDS encoding GNAT family N-acetyltransferase — protein sequence MTPFTAPITLRGRHASLEPLSAAHHDDLVEATRDGELWKLWYTAVPSPEGMRAEIERRLELQQAGSMLPWTVRSLATGKIVGMTTYMNIDAKYRRVEIGSTWYAKSAQRTPLNTECKLMLLTHAFEDLACIAVEFRTGFFNHASRRAIERLGAKQDGILRSHQLYADGSLRDTVVFSIVAAEWPAVKHHLEFKLA from the coding sequence ATGACTCCCTTCACCGCCCCCATCACTCTGCGCGGACGGCACGCGTCCCTGGAACCGCTTTCCGCCGCGCATCACGACGACCTGGTGGAAGCCACGCGTGACGGCGAACTCTGGAAACTCTGGTATACCGCGGTTCCATCGCCGGAAGGGATGCGCGCCGAAATCGAGCGCCGGCTGGAGCTGCAGCAGGCCGGCTCAATGCTGCCGTGGACGGTGCGTAGCCTGGCCACCGGCAAGATCGTCGGCATGACGACGTACATGAATATCGACGCCAAGTACCGGCGTGTCGAAATCGGTTCTACGTGGTACGCAAAATCGGCGCAGCGCACGCCGCTCAATACGGAATGCAAACTCATGCTGCTGACCCATGCGTTCGAGGACCTGGCGTGTATTGCGGTCGAATTCCGCACCGGATTCTTCAACCATGCCAGCCGGCGCGCGATCGAGCGCCTGGGCGCGAAACAGGACGGCATCTTGCGGAGCCACCAACTGTATGCCGACGGCAGTCTGCGCGATACCGTGGTTTTCTCGATTGTCGCTGCCGAATGGCCGGCCGTGAAACATCATCTGGAGTTCAAGCTGGCGTGA
- a CDS encoding adenylate/guanylate cyclase domain-containing protein, whose product MQVRTAIAAVLLALLVCLLALALAQTAFWKGIELQGYDFLIAMRGPAPPSDRVVIVDFDEQSVLALNAFPVPRPLLAEVISRIGAGSPAVIGLDIILDRPRDSAADQHLAATMAQAGNVILVSERGFGSLSRNEPLPGFESAAAGVGFGDLPQDDDGTVRRMHLLLREPGYERLAFPMAVASYATEQSLRPGGSGFLRFGTADIPLATEHPYSALVDFHNSLPAAVVPVSRLLAPGFDANIFRGKIVVIGQSSEMGKDLFSTPAFRFRASSNGRSLLSGAEIHAAAIASLLDGRFPRRTAVPLRWTLNFLLAAVLILLVMRVRWWLGVAAFLAATAGVLAAAGWLFSHQQLWVPLVSTEACLVFGLPMAFGYRYLEEQRLKVRSEAERRQLMNLFERYVSADVAAEIWKRRGEIVLAGEERVATVLFSDIRNFTALTAGRPSAEVLAWLNRYLTAMTEVVKANEGFLNKFIGDGIMVIFGVPLSQGEKGDACRAVQCALQMLEQVDVLNSIMGTEEPRLKIGIGIHTGILTAGNVGSPERLEYSVIGETVNLASRLESLTKEFKTAIVMSPSTWERIRESFPSVPLGEAEVRGFSGKLMLYGVKSERAVGVPS is encoded by the coding sequence ATGCAGGTTCGAACTGCAATCGCTGCGGTGCTGCTGGCATTGTTGGTTTGCCTCCTGGCTCTGGCCCTGGCGCAGACCGCGTTCTGGAAGGGCATCGAACTGCAGGGTTACGACTTCCTGATCGCGATGCGAGGGCCGGCCCCGCCATCCGACAGAGTTGTCATCGTTGATTTCGACGAGCAATCCGTATTGGCCCTGAACGCCTTTCCAGTTCCGCGGCCGCTGTTGGCGGAAGTGATCAGCAGGATCGGCGCCGGGAGTCCCGCCGTGATTGGCCTGGACATCATCCTGGACCGCCCGCGCGATTCCGCCGCCGACCAGCATTTGGCTGCGACCATGGCACAGGCGGGCAACGTCATCCTGGTCAGCGAACGTGGTTTCGGGAGCCTGTCGCGCAATGAGCCGCTGCCCGGATTCGAGTCGGCGGCGGCGGGCGTTGGCTTCGGCGATCTGCCCCAGGATGACGATGGCACAGTCCGGCGGATGCACCTGTTGCTGCGCGAGCCAGGCTACGAGCGGCTTGCCTTTCCAATGGCGGTCGCTTCCTATGCCACGGAACAGTCTCTGCGTCCCGGGGGAAGCGGCTTTCTGCGCTTCGGCACAGCCGATATTCCGCTCGCTACAGAGCACCCCTATTCCGCGCTGGTTGATTTTCATAACTCGCTTCCGGCGGCAGTTGTGCCGGTCAGCCGTCTGCTGGCACCGGGGTTCGATGCGAACATCTTCCGGGGGAAAATCGTGGTGATCGGGCAGAGCAGCGAGATGGGCAAAGACCTGTTCTCCACGCCGGCATTCCGCTTTCGAGCTTCGAGCAATGGTCGCAGCCTCCTCTCGGGGGCGGAAATTCACGCCGCGGCCATCGCCAGCCTGCTCGACGGCCGCTTCCCACGCCGTACGGCAGTCCCGCTGCGATGGACGCTGAATTTCCTGCTCGCGGCCGTGCTGATTCTCCTCGTGATGCGGGTGCGGTGGTGGCTCGGGGTGGCAGCCTTCCTGGCTGCGACGGCTGGGGTTCTTGCCGCCGCAGGATGGCTGTTTTCGCATCAGCAGCTGTGGGTGCCTTTGGTCAGCACGGAGGCATGCCTGGTGTTCGGCCTGCCCATGGCGTTCGGGTATCGCTACCTGGAAGAGCAGCGGCTCAAAGTTCGCAGTGAAGCCGAGCGCCGGCAATTGATGAACCTGTTCGAGAGGTACGTGTCCGCCGATGTGGCGGCTGAAATCTGGAAGCGGCGAGGCGAAATCGTACTGGCCGGCGAGGAGCGGGTGGCGACTGTCCTGTTCTCCGACATTCGTAATTTCACCGCCCTGACGGCCGGGCGGCCCTCCGCCGAGGTGCTGGCGTGGTTAAATCGGTATCTCACCGCCATGACTGAAGTCGTCAAGGCCAATGAAGGCTTTCTCAACAAATTCATTGGCGACGGCATCATGGTCATCTTTGGCGTTCCGTTGAGCCAGGGCGAGAAGGGGGATGCCTGCCGCGCTGTGCAGTGCGCCTTGCAGATGCTGGAGCAAGTGGACGTGCTGAACTCCATCATGGGGACGGAAGAACCCAGGCTGAAGATTGGAATCGGCATTCATACCGGCATACTGACCGCCGGAAATGTCGGTTCGCCGGAACGGCTGGAGTACTCGGTGATTGGAGAGACCGTAAACCTGGCTTCACGCCTGGAGTCACTGACGAAGGAGTTCAAGACGGCAATCGTGATGAGTCCGAGCACATGGGAACGAATCCGCGAGAGCTTTCCCTCGGTGCCCCTCGGCGAAGCAGAGGTGCGAGGGTTCAGTGGC
- a CDS encoding universal stress protein translates to MAVVSSPPLVSLQNILVATDFSACSQMALHCAAVLARQAKGSVCLAHVLPFAPMSPIPMDAAPVFPVTIAKDPRFRMKELVSSPEMAGIARETLLGQGDLWLVLQGMIEQHDIELVVIGTHGREGLKKLVLGSVAEEVFRRAPCPVVTVGPHVAPECFEQGRLRRILFASDLSPTSMHALPYVTLLAQQQQASLTFLHVLASAVPDADFDATAWVEREREEAREQLRQVVPAGSKADVVVEVGIPDEIIVRVARAQNASLIVMGLRSQSVFAATHLPWSTAHRVVCDAHCPVMTVR, encoded by the coding sequence ATGGCAGTCGTAAGCTCGCCACCCCTCGTATCGCTGCAAAATATCCTGGTCGCAACCGATTTTTCGGCGTGTTCACAGATGGCGCTGCACTGCGCAGCCGTACTGGCGCGGCAGGCCAAGGGAAGCGTATGCCTGGCGCACGTACTCCCATTCGCCCCCATGTCTCCCATCCCCATGGATGCCGCGCCGGTGTTCCCCGTCACGATCGCCAAGGATCCACGGTTTCGAATGAAGGAACTGGTGTCCTCACCGGAAATGGCCGGCATCGCACGCGAAACCCTGCTCGGCCAGGGAGACCTGTGGCTGGTACTGCAGGGCATGATTGAGCAACATGACATCGAATTGGTGGTCATCGGGACGCACGGGCGCGAAGGCCTGAAGAAGCTGGTGCTCGGTTCCGTAGCCGAAGAGGTCTTCCGGCGTGCGCCTTGCCCGGTGGTGACCGTCGGGCCACACGTTGCGCCCGAGTGTTTCGAGCAGGGCCGGCTGCGTCGCATCCTGTTCGCCAGCGATCTTTCGCCGACGTCTATGCACGCGCTGCCCTATGTCACCTTGCTGGCGCAGCAGCAGCAGGCGTCGCTGACGTTTCTTCACGTCCTGGCCAGCGCCGTTCCGGACGCAGACTTCGACGCGACCGCCTGGGTCGAGCGCGAGCGCGAGGAAGCGCGGGAGCAGTTGCGGCAGGTCGTGCCCGCCGGCAGCAAAGCCGACGTCGTTGTTGAGGTCGGCATCCCGGACGAGATCATCGTGCGGGTGGCGCGCGCCCAGAATGCCAGCCTCATCGTCATGGGCCTACGTTCGCAATCCGTGTTCGCGGCCACGCATTTGCCCTGGTCGACAGCGCATCGCGTGGTTTGCGACGCGCATTGCCCGGTGATGACTGTGAGGTAG
- a CDS encoding LytTR family transcriptional regulator — MDRPSVPSADTQPKFLQRFVVKLDARVFAVPVEQVDWIESAANYVRLHVGLSTHLLRATMATVEGSLDPRQFMRVHRNAIVNLSRVQQFHMPARGSMSVVLRDGARVPLSRGYQPAVRKMLEQAGHAKNSLPTSASTGHPIS; from the coding sequence ATGGATCGGCCATCTGTTCCGTCCGCTGATACTCAGCCCAAGTTCCTGCAGCGGTTTGTCGTCAAGCTCGACGCGCGCGTCTTTGCCGTTCCGGTCGAGCAGGTGGACTGGATCGAGTCGGCGGCCAACTACGTCCGCTTGCACGTCGGCCTCAGCACCCACCTGCTGCGCGCCACCATGGCGACCGTGGAAGGGTCGCTCGACCCGCGCCAGTTCATGCGCGTGCACCGCAATGCCATCGTCAACCTGTCGCGGGTGCAGCAGTTCCACATGCCCGCGCGCGGCAGCATGAGCGTCGTGCTGCGCGACGGAGCGCGCGTGCCCCTGAGCCGCGGCTATCAACCGGCGGTGCGCAAGATGCTGGAGCAGGCCGGACATGCGAAAAATTCTTTGCCGACTTCCGCCTCGACCGGCCATCCCATCAGTTGA